The genomic DNA ATCCGTTTCTAGGCTGGCGGGCGATACGAATCAGCCTGAAGCGCGTCGATCTGTTTTTGACCCAGCTTCGCGCAATTCTGCGCGCTGGTATATATGGAAAGGCGGCGATTATGCTACCCATGGTCGCCAGCTTGGCGGAGCTGCGTCAGGCGAAACAGCTGATCGCACAGGCGATGCAATCACTTGAGGAAGAGAAAATTCCGTTCGCGAGGGACATTGAAGTAGGGATTATGATTGAAACCCCTGCGGCCGCGATTATGGCGGCGCAATTTGCAAAGGAGTGCGATTTTTTCAGCATCGGGACCAACGATCTGACACAGTACACATTGGCGGTGGACAGGGGAAACCCGCTCGTCTGCCAGCTTTACAGCTATTTTCATCCGGCGGTACTGCGGCTGATTCATCAAGTGATATTAGCGGCGCACAGCCAAGGGAAATGGGTTGGCATGTGCGGCGAAATGGCGGGTGATCCCGCCGCCGTGCGACTGCTGTGTTCTTGGGGAATTGACGAGCTGAGCATGAGCCTTCCTCTCATTCCATTAGTAAAACAGGCTATTCTCGCCTGTGAAACCGACCGGCACTGGGCCGATGCGGTTCTGGCACTTTCAGAAACAGACCAAGTAAAAACCTATCTGGAATAGTGAACCTGAAAAAACAGAGGCATGTAAAAGCAATTTACTTGCTGTACATAAATGAAAAATGAAAGAGAGGCCGTTATTATGAAAAAGATAATCAATCATCCGGCAAATGTGGTTGACGAAATGTTGGAGGGGCTGACACTGGCGTATCCGCAGTATGTTCGCCGCCTAGAAGGGTTCAATGTCATCGTGCGTGCCGATGCCCCGTGTGATAAAGTGGCGCTGATCAGCGGTGGTGGCAGCGGCCATGAACCCTCCCACGCCGGATGGGTTGGCGAAGGCATGCTGGACGCAGCGGTCGCGGGTGCGGTGTTTACCTCTCCGACGCCCGACCAGATTTATGAAGCGATTAAAGCGGTTGACGCTGCAAAGGGCGTTTTGCTGGTTGTCAAAAATTATACCGGTGACGTGCTGAATTTTGAGATGGCTGCTGAAATGGCCGAAGCAGATGGCATTGAGGTGGCGCAGGTCGTTGTAAACGATGACGTGGCGGTGGAGAACAGCACCTGGACCAGCGGGCGCAGGGGCATTGCGGGTACTGTGTTGGTCCATAAGATTGCGGGCGCGAAAGCACAGGCTGGCGCAACGCTGGCGGAAGTAAAAGCCGTCGCCGAAAAAGCGATTGCCAATGTACGTTCTATGGGCATGTCTATTTCTCCTTGCACAGTGCCAGAAGCGGGCAAACCGAGCTTTGAGTTGACGGAAAATGAAATGGAAATCGGCCTGGGCATCCACGGCGAGCCGGGAACCCATCGCGAAGCCCTTCGCTCGGCGGATGAAATCACCGACCTTTTGCTGGAAAAGCTGTTCGCCGATCTCCCGTTAGAAAGCGGCGATGAAACGGCGGTTATGATTAATGGCCTTGGGGCTACGCCATTGATAGAGCTTTTTGTTGTCAACCGGCGGGTTGCGCATGTGTTTGCGGAAAAAGGAATTCAGATTGTTAAAACGTTTGTCGGGAACTATATGACCTCTCTGGAGATGGGCGGATTCTCCATTTCGGTCGTGAAGTTGGACGGAGAAATGAAGGGACTGCTGCTGGCTAAGGCGGATACACCAGCGCTTGTACAGCTGTAATTTCACGCGCGGTTTTATACCCTACAGCATTAAAATGTCCCGGCCGGTCTCGATAAAAAAGCCCGGCCGGGCATTACATGCGCCGACAGGCTGTTGTGTAAAATAAAAATGATTTTAGGTGGAAAGTTTGATAGGGAGGATTTTCATGGTACGAACGTCTCAGACCAAAACGCAGCTTGCCAATTCACTCAAAGAAATTATGAAAAAAGTGCCCTTTCATAACATTACAGTGCAAAATGTTGCGGACGACTGCAAAGTTAACCGCCAGACCTTTTACTACCACTTTAAGGACATGTATGATCTATTGGAATGGATTTATCAAAACGATATTTTCTGCGGATTCCAAGAAATTTCGGTAAAAAACTGGCAGAATGTACTGCTGGATACTATAAAATATGCAAAAAGAAACAAGTCTTTTTTACGCAATACCAATCGTTCTCTGCGCAAGGAAACGATAGAAAAATATCTATTTCCGTTTATCTACCAGCTGTTCGAGCTGGTTTTTGATGACGCCTGCAAGGATGCCCTTATCCGGACGGAGGAAAAGGTGTTTATCTTGAAGTTCTTTACACATGCCTATGTCAATGTCATTATTCAATGGATTGGAAACGGCATGCAGGAGGAAGACACCTTCCTGCTTGAAAAAGTGCAGATCCTCCGCAGGCTGCTGCAATCGTACCGCAACAGTCAGACGGCCGAGACGATTACCGTTTATAACGGACTGCAAAATATGGAGGTCAAAAACGGCGGAAAAATGCGCGGACAAATTATTCCAATGATGTCGGAGGCGGTCAATAATTTTTAAGAAATTCTTGTAATGTAAACAGAAATTAGGGCGGCTAAAAAATGAACTGAACCTTAAAGCTATGACGGAACACACCGTAGCGGGCAGTTCACTGCGGCTGCCCTTGTTATTTGCCATTTAATCAGTGGTGCTTATGGCATGAGAATGCCTGAGTTGATTGAAAAGCTCAAACGCGAAACCACAGTTTATTTCAAAAAGCGGGTGGGGCTTGACAAAGCCCCAATGGAAGGGTAAGGTTATGATGCCAAGCCAGAAATAAAAACAAAGCCCGACCGTTTAAACGCAAGGCTGGCACTTATTGAAAAGGATGGAAATTCCATGAAGCTGATAACCGTAAAGGACTATGACGCCATGAGCGAGGCTGCGGCAGAAATAATTATGCGGCAGATAGATTCAAAACCCAACAGCGTCATTGGCTTTTCCACTGGTTCAACACCCACCGGCACATATAAGCAGTTGACAGCATTCTGCGCCCAGGGCAGGGTGAGTTTTAAAAACGTGGTACCCTTTAATCTTGATGAATATGTAGGGCTAGCACCTGATGATCCGAACAGCTATGTGTACTATATGAAGGAAAACCTTTTTGACCATATTGACATAGACCCCGCCAATACCCATATACCAAATGGTGCAGCCGAGGATTTAGAGGCGGAGTGCCGTCGGTACGACGCACTGCTTGAGCGATATGGCAGCATCGACCTTCAGTTGGTGGGCATAGGGCAAAATGGGCATATTGGTTTTAACGAACCGAGCGACACATTTAGCGACAAAACCCAGATTGCTAAGCTTTCGGAAAACACCCGCGCGGTTAATGCGGCGCATTTTCGGTCTGCCGACGCTATGCCTCAGTTTGCCATAACCATGGGGGTGGGCGACATAATGCGTGCAAAGCGGATAATTCTCATGGTAAATGGTGCGCACAAAGCGCAGATACTCGATAAAGTCATGCATGGCGAGATAACGCCTCAGGTTCCGGCATCCATCTTGCAGCGGCATGATGACGTCACCGTTATTGCGACGCAGGATGCTTTTATTTAGCCGTCGAACAATCAAAAGCCCGCCCAAAAGGCGGGCTTATTTAATACTTCTACCGTTTTGCAAAGGATGGCTTCAATATCTCAGAATAGATAATTTTTCTATACGTGGTCACTAAAGGGTAAAATGCATAGCTGTAATTTGTACCGAAGAGGGAACGGATTACTTATTACTTACGTGGTGAGTTTAAAACTTGTCGGACGATCATTTTCAGTTATCTTTAGAAAATATTAGGGTAGTTTTGGTCGTCGTTTTTGGCCTTTCGTCGCATAAAAATCTCCCAAACGCAGTTTATAGTTCTGCGTTTGGGAGATTTGTTATTTAGAGCTTTTTCTTTTTCCGAAACTTCCAACTATAAGTGCCAATCGCCACAATTGACAGAACAAATGCCATAACCAGCTCGATACTTGTACTATTAGCTGAACTGGAGTTTTCTGAATTGTTTATGGTTACAGTTTTTTCGGGATGCGGCTGCTTTTGAGTAGAATTACTTGCGTCTACACCATTGGATTCAGGCGTAATGGGCTTTTTCAATTCCGCTTCCTTAGGTGCAGTCACTTTAATTACGCCGCCAGTTGTGGGATTTGTGATAATCGTTTTTGTCGGCGCATCTCCATAGAGCGTTTCAAGCAGAGAAAGCGGCCAGTATATCCGACTTGCATCCTCGTCCTGATACATTCCGGCAGGAACGGTAATGGTTTTTCCGCCGTTCCAATCAATGACAAGCGTAACGTCGGGACTTCTTCTAAGTTCACTCATCACAGAGTCGGGCATCTGATCAAACCACTTGGCGCTAACTTTAACCGTGTCCCCATTACGTGCAGCTTTAATTGCAGTTTCTACAACATCCCAAAACTTTTTTTGTTCTTCATTTGGGCCATTGTCACTGCTAGATGAACGCAATATCTTTTCAACCGGAACCATAAAGGTAAAGGTGCTGAATTCGGAGACATACATGCTTATAACATTGTTTTCCAGCGTATATTTCCCATGCGCAAGTGTGGTTCCTCTTGTAATTGTTTCAACAAGCGTGCCGTCTGACTTGTAGTGGTTTATAACCAGATCATCAGCCTGAGTTCCGCTCGGTAAAGTAAATGTAATGATTAAAGGCGAATGAAGCTGTTTTTTTATACCGTTTACAAACAACTCCGCCTTTATTTCTAGTACATTTTGCGTTTCCTTAACGTAGTTAGTTGGGGTTTGTTGTGTAAGCTTGACTTCAACATCTGCTGCATCTTTTTCACCGCTTGCTAATGCAAGACCATTTGTAGAAGGAGAAGAAATTTCGTTAGCAAGGTCTGACGGTGCAGTTAATGTTGTGCTTGTTGAGATATTGGCAATCAACCCATAAAGCTGGTCAAGATTTTTGATTGTATCGGGATCAAGCTTCTGCTTTTGGTCTTTGGTAAGCGCAATTAATTCCTGTGCGATATTGGTGACCATCTCTTTTTGAGTATCACTCATATTGTCGCCACCTGAAAAAATGTCATTGAGCATTTTCTCTATGCTCTCAATGTCATCATCGCTATTATTGGAGTGACCTGCATAGTTTTTCGGGTCATATTTCACCAGTACATGGGATACCGGCTTCCCATTAACAGAAAATTCGATCATTGAAATTCCTTTTTGCTTACCGGTTATGATCAAAGTCAAGCCGTTAATTTCAGAACCAACAATCTGAGGGCAAGAATTATGAATTGTTACCAAATCGGTAATCTCAATTCCGTCCATTGATAAAAGTGGTTCACCCTTAAAGGATATTGTTGGCGAAATCTCTGCCGTTGCACCTTCTTCAGCGATGGTCACTGCATTGTAACTATCGAATGTTACCAACACCTCCGTAAGCTTTACAGGCACTGGAATATCGACGGATTTTTCGTAGTTTGTGCTGTCTGTTGGATTAAAGGTTGCAAGGAAAGTCTGTGTTCTGTTTTCGTCATCGGCGACTAGCGCTGTTTTTGGTGTTTGCCATGACCAATAGCCAATATCCGATTTCGGAAGATTAACATCCTCAAGTGTTTTTTGAGTGTTTGTTATGGCATATAAATTCTTTGGCACCTCGTAGCCCTCCAGTATACTAGAGGGTGCTTTATTAACCGTAACCGATACACGCCCGGTGGCTGTGTTGTAGTTATTAGTATCATGAGGCGTGAAAATTACCATATGGCTTGATGTTCCCACTTCAGGCATAGTAGTATCATCATCCCATTCCCAAGTACCGGTAACTGCCAAGTTGCTATTATGTGGATTAACTGCCGAACCACCTGTTAATGTGCTGTCAGATAATCTTTGTCCGTATCTGATATCTGCTGCTATTGGCACCGTTATATTAGGGACTGCTTTTTTAACCGTAATCGATGCATCTGTTGTGGCTGGGTTGTAGTTTTCAGCATCATCGGGGGTGAAAACTACCGGATGGATGATTGCTTCCCCCGCTTGGTATGCCGTTGTATCATCCTCCCAAAGCCATCTGCCGGAGACAGTCAAACTACTATCATGTGGGTTCGTCGCCAAGCCGCCTGTTAATGTGCTGCCAGATAATGTCTGCCCAAAACAAATATCTGTTGCTGCCGGCGCGGTTAAAATAGGAACAGCTTTTTTAACCGAAACCGATATCGTTGCTGTGGCGACGCTATATTTTCCAGCATCATCAGGGGTGAAAATTACCTCATGGCTTGATGTTCCTGCTTTGGGTGCGGTCACAGTATCTTTCCACGCCCAAGTGCCGGAAACGGTTAAGGCACTGTTGTGTGGGTTCGATGCCATACCACCTGTTAAGAGGCTATCCGACAGCTTTTGACCGTAAGTGATCTCTGAAGCGGACGGCACCGTGATGCTAGGGGTTACTCTATCGACCGCAACCGCTACTGTTGTTGTGGTGGTGTTGTAATTTTCAGCATCGTTAGGCGTGAAGACGACCGTATGGATTGATGATCCCTCTTGGGGTGCGATCGAATCATCCGTCCAACGCCATGTACCGGGGATGGTCCATGCGCTGTTGTATGGGTTTGATGCCAAGCCGCTGGTTAACAGGCTGTCTGACAATTTTTGCCCGTAACGGATATCTGAGGCCTTCGGCGCAGTTAAAGTAGGCGTCGCTTTATTAACCGTAATCGATACATTCCCGGTGGATGTGTTGTAGTTTTCAGCTTCATCGGGTGTGAAGATGACCCTATGGCTTGACGTTCCCAATTCAGTCATGGTGGCATCCGTTTCCCACGTCCAACTGCCGGTAACCATCAGCTCATTATTAAGCGGATTAACTGCCGAGCCGCCTGTAAATACGCTGCCTGATAGTTTTTGGCCGTAACTGATATCTACTGCTGTCGGCGCAGTGATACTGGGGGTCACTTTATAAACCGTCACCGGAATAGTTACTGTGGCTGGGACGTATTTTTCGATATCATTAGGCGTAAAGATTATCTCATGGCTTGGTGATCCGGCTTTTGGCACAGTCGCAGTATCTTTCCACGCCCAAGTGCCGCGAACGATTACCGCATTATTATGTGCATTAACCGCTGAACCACCTGTTAAAGCGCTGGCTGATAAGCTTTGGCCGTAACTGATATCAGATGCTGTTGGTGCAGTTATGCTAAGGGTTGCTTTATTAACAATGACCCATACCTCTACGTTGACTGAACTGTATTTTTCTGAATTTGTAGGCTCAAACACGGCTGTAAAGTCATTTAGAGCAGAGGGGAACGTGTTGGGCCAAAGCCAATGCCACTCTCCTTCAACGGTCAATTTGTTGTTTTGTGGATCAACTGCTGAGCCACCTGTGAATAGGCTTTCGGACAATTTTTGGCCGTAACTGATATCCGATGCTGCCGGCGCAGTTACATTAGGGATTAACTTTTCAACCTCAATCCATACGGTTGTTGTGACTGCGTTATAATTTTGATCATCAACAGGTGTAAAGATTATATTATGTCTTGATGACGCCGTAGGCGCGCTCGTATTATCTACCCATTCCCAGGTACCATCAACGGTGAATGTATCGTTATACGGATTATAAGCCGAGCCGCCTGACAATGTGCTGTCTGAAAGCTTTTGCCCGTAGGTAATAGCTGATACCGTCGGTACAGTTAAAATGGGGGTCGATTTATAAACCGAAACCGGCACATCAACTGTGGCTGTGCTGTACTTTTCGGTTTTATTGGGCGTGAAAACCACTGCGTGGCTTGAGGTGCCGACAACAGGCGTGGTGGTATTTGTTTTCCATTGCCAAGTACCGGTCACTTCACCCCCCTGCGAGTTAACGGCTGAACCACCTGTCAATTGGGCGGTACTTAATGTTTGACCGAAAATGATGCTTTTAGCCTGGGGTACATTGCTGATAATGGGGCTTTCTTTGGATATTACAAAGGATTTACTGACGCTTCCTATGTAATTACCGTTTCTTACTGCGTTAACAATTACGGTTGCCGTATCCCCCAGATTGACGTTATTCTCGTAGCTGTAGTAAAAATCGTTGTTGCAATTTTCACCGTGAGTATGATTAATACTACATGGATTTAAAGTTATTGTTTCTTCACCGATTTTAAATTCTACTTTTGGTGTTGGCTTGATCGGTTCACCTGTAACAACTTGAGGTTCAATATCTTCAATAATATTACCCGCTAGTGCAATTTTCCATTTGGCATACAATGTTATGTTTTCTGTTATTGGCGTGCTAAAAACCCATTCGTTTAGGCACTCTGATTCGGTGAACCAACCTACGAATTCGTCGGCTGCCCCCAGTACGCCAGGATTTCTTATTGGGCCTGTTGGTTTTGCGACTGCGTCGCCTACCGCTAAGTCCTGAGGCTCTACCGCTGAACCGCCTTGTGCATCAAAGCTTGCAACAATCGTTTTTTGTTTTGTCAAATGAATATTAGGATATTGTACGCTACTATTTTTAAGCTTTGGGAGCTTTTTGTTATCAGTTGGAATATCCCACTTGTCGAGACTAAAGCCGCTCTCTGTCCAATTAAAAGCTTCAAATTTGTCGGTTAAAAGGCCTTGGCTTGTAGAATAAAACAGCTCTAAACCACGTGAATTTGGTGCTTCATTCACTGTATTAATAGAGCTCAGGGAATAACCATTATTAAAACCACCACTTGCGGCTATGTGGCCCGCATTTTCATTCGTGTTAGAACTAATTTTTGAATTTAAAGCAACGCAGTTATTGATTGCAGCTGTACCTGACGAATATCCTGCAATGCCTCCAGCCAATCCAGATGAATTTACATAGCCAGTACTATAGCAGTTGGATATTGTACCTGTGTTGTTGCCCACAATATTGCCGACGTTGGGTTTGCGCCAGTTATAAACCTTATAACCCAAAACAGTTGCAGAACTATAACAGTCAGAGACTATTCCGGCGTTTTCAGCAACTATTGCGCCAACGTTTTCGTAACCGCTTACATGTCCAGTAACGTAGCACTCTTTAATAGTACCTTTGGAATAAACTGCAATTCCGCCGGTGTTGTAATAAAACGACGACGTACTGCCCTTGATTATACAGTTCTCAAGACCTAAACCGCTAATTACAGCATTTTCACCAACATAGTTAAATAGCCCTCTATAAATATTCAAGTTTCTTATAACATGACCGTTTCCATCAAAATTCCCTTGAAACGGCGTCGAGGAAGTTCCAATTGCACTAACACTTTTTTCGCCCATATCAATATCATTTATAAGCTTGTAAAATTTCCCCGACTTATCATCGCGATTGTCGTTTACTTCATCTCGTAATCTTATAAGGTCATCGATGCTTTGAATAAGAAACGGGTCCGATTGAGTTCCTGTTCCTATGGATGCAATCCAAGCGGGGAAGGGGTCTGGTCTTGGAAGGCCGATATCCGCCCAGAACGATTCACATGCAAGAATGGCTGCGTCTAATTTATTTCCTTTGGTCTCTTCGTTATTCCCATTCCACGCATTACTCCAATAATAACTATCAATAACTGTACCATTGGTGTCGTCGCCAATAATCATTCCTGTTTTAATATCAGGATCATATATATTTACCCTAATTGTCCTGCCGAGATAGACTGACGCACTGATTGTTCCGCTATTGCACCCGCCTATAACACCGCCAACAATATTATCGCCTGAAAGATCACCTGTGACATAGCATTGCATTATAGCGCCACTTTCAATCCAACCTGCAATTCCGCCTGTGGAAAATGCGCTTTCGGGCTCAGCATAACCGGCAATATCTCCTCGGCTGTAACAACGCGTTATATTAATGGTACTAGTAGATTGTCCAAGAATTCCGCCTGCATATTTTGTACCTTCAATAGCGCATGTGCTGTAACAGTTTTCTATTTTAACTTTTTCATACATGGCTAAACCCGCGATGCCGCCTGCTGTTTCACCATTTACACGGCCCGTACTGTAGCAATTGATTATTGAGCCCTCGGTTATATTCGCTATTGCGCCTACGGTGTCGCCTACTATATTACAATCAACAACACCTAAGTTTTTTATAACAGCGCCTCTTTCGACCTTTGAAAACAAAGCACCGGTGGTGTTTTGGATGACACGATTATTACCATCAAAGGTACCTTTAAAGTTGATTAAAGGGCTAATGCCGTTAAAATCAATATTATTATTTAGTTTATAGAATTTACCGGTTGAATCTTTAGACCCAATGGCTATAAAATCTTGTGCGGTTTTGATTAAATAAGGGGAAGTACTCGTTCCGTTGCCTTGAAAGGTGTAAGATTTAATCCAGTGGGGCAACGTACTGGACTGGGTACCCCCAGTATTTTTTAGAATTGGAAGTGCGTTATCTACAAAAACCCAACTATTTGAGTCGTTTGAAAAAATATTAGAAAATTGCTCGGAGAGCACCCCAGTTGCGTTACAATTGATACTCTGGCCTTGCAAAACCTCAACGGACATATTGCTCCAAGCATAACAGTTACTTAGACCCGTACTAGGAATACCTGAAACCCCTCCACTTTTGTATCTATCGGCGCCTACGTATTTACCGTTTATGACTTTCTCGCATAAAGCCACACTGTTGGTTATAGAGGCTGTTTCATTTGCGTATCCGATGATACCGCCACCATAAGTAAAATATGTAGTGACATTACCAAGGTTGTAACAATTTTTGATCGAGCCGCTAGACCAGCCTGCAATACCACCCAATGCAAAGCCGTTAGAGGTTACGATATCACTTGTGTTATAACAGTCAGAAATACTACCGGATTCAAGTATAGCGCTTGCAATACCGCCAGCTGAACCCCGAGGAGTCTCTATAACACCTGCAGTATAGCATTCAGAAACGATGCCTTCGGTACGTCCAACAATACCACCGACAAAGTATGCTCCTATTAAATAGCCATTATAGTAGCAGCGAGAAATTGTTCCAGTGGAAATTCCCGCTATACCGCCAATATTGGTTGAATCGGACATGATCTCTCGGTTTATTTCAAAGGTGGAATAGCAATCAGAGATTGTTCCACTAGAAAGCCCTGCAATGCCGCCAATATTAGCGATATAAGTCCCTTGGATAACGCCAGAAGTGTAGCAATTTGTAATAGTTCCTTCAGAGTATCCTGCTAGAATGCCAATGTTCTCATCTATTGTTGCTCTCCAAGGATCTTGATGCTGCGACCCTGTGTCAATAAAAGCATCAACGACACCTAAATTTTTAACAACGCCTTCTTGACCTATGCTGCCGAATAACCCAACATTGCTTCCTCGTTCGCGCTGATATTTCAAATTTTTGATATCAAATCCTGCGCCGTCAAAGGTGCCACTAAATGGACTGGTTAAAGTTCCAATGATGACTCGATCTGTACCCATAGAAATGTCATTAACCATGACGTAGCAGGCGTCAGCATATTTCTTGTCTAGGTATGTAGAACCGTTCTCGACATAATAAGCTAGGTCCAGTAGATGTCTAGACTCTCCAATAACAAACGGGTTGCTCGGGCTGCCAATTTGTCCTATTGGCGCTGACCGCATGCTAAAACTACGGAAGGTATAGCGGCTTTGCATGGCTTCGTATTGTTTTACTTGCTCTAAAAGAGAGAGCTGTGCAGGATCTTTCCCCAACAGACTTGTGCCGGCAGCTTTATATAGAGGGCAATCCTCTAGATGCTGCACCATCTCCCCGCTGTCTAAAGGCGGACAATCACATTCAGGGGTCACATTGTTAATATCTTTGTTCTCTGGTAAAGAGGGGGCCTCGGGTTCGGCAGGGTCTTTAGCTTCACCGGAGGTGTTTTCGGGGCAATTCTCTAGATGCTGCACCATCTCGCCGCTGTCTAAAAGCGGACAATTGCACGCTGGAACAACTGTTGAATTGTCAGAAAAAGCTTCGTTTTCTGATGAAGGTAAGGGCTCGGATTCCACCTGTTCTTCACTTTGTACAGGCGCGGTATTATCAACTGCATTTTCTTCTGTATTGGCATTAGCTATATTCTCGGGGCAATTCTCTAAATGCTGCACCATTTCGCCACTGTCTAAAGGCGGACAATTACACGCCGAAGCAACATCTGTATTATCCATTCCAGCAGTTCGGTCACTTTCTGCGCTCTGACTTTCCTCTAATTTTGCAGATGCCGCTTCTGCTTCTACCATACTTTGGGCATCAGATAGATCTAATGCAGACGCGGGTAGAATGGTCATTTGTAAAATCACAGTAATTGTAAGTGCCATAGAGAGTAACCTTTTAAAACTCATGTCATATCCTCCGATTGTTCTTTTGTAAAACTATATTTTAATGTACGGTTTAGGGTTTTGATCTTCCTTATGACTCATCTGACAATTTTACTATCAAAAATATTTAGCGCTTTTTACATAAAACTACAATTTTAATTATAATAGCTTCTATCTGGCTTTGCTATTCCGATGCCGAAAGCAACACGATATAGGAAGAATTGACACTTAAAAAAAAGCAGCCACGGATAATAACACCGTGGCTGCTTGCTGCTTGACAGTCATTGCAGCAATATTTTGTAATTGTTGTAGGCCTGCCTGATCTGGCGATACTGCCGTTTCCGAATTGGAACCCTCGCACCGCTCCTCATAACGAACACATAGTGACACTCGTCCAATTCAGCGTACTGCATGTTAATGATATAGCTTTGATAACAGCGCAAAAAACTCCCCACAGAAGGTATTTGTTGCTCTAGACGGTTTAGCGTACCATAAGCCTCCAGCACAGAACCGTTTGTTAAATAGATTTTCAGTTTTTTCTGGGAACTCTCAATGTATTCCACCGCAACTAATGGAACCACACATTTTTCTCTGCCCACCGAATCTTGCAGTGTCAATAGAATCTGTTTTTCCTTGCGCAAACATTCCAAGAAAGATACCGACATCTGCACCTTTGGGTTGTTTGGATCTATCTGTGCCGGTTTTGTGGCATCGCGAACAAAGGCGATGAGATATTCCTCACCATTTGAGGTGATAATTTTAGAGTTGATCTCGGTACGGATGAGGGTACCATCCTTTTTTACATTTAGGCGATCAATATATTCATGTGGAAACAAATCCTCTTGAGTGTACTGCTCTTTTAAATAATAGCGCTCTGATGTCGGTATTAAATCTCGAATGTTTAGTTTGGTGATTTCTTCTATTGTGTAGCCAAATATTTCTGCACCCGACTGATTACACATTAGAATATCACCGTTGACATTTTCAATAAAGATTCCCTCTAGCGAGAGATTTAACAGAACCAATAAATCTTTATCAAGTATATTCACGGCACCGTTTCACTTCCCATCTGATCT from Oscillospiraceae bacterium MB24-C1 includes the following:
- a CDS encoding InlB B-repeat-containing protein → MSFKRLLSMALTITVILQMTILPASALDLSDAQSMVEAEAASAKLEESQSAESDRTAGMDNTDVASACNCPPLDSGEMVQHLENCPENIANANTEENAVDNTAPVQSEEQVESEPLPSSENEAFSDNSTVVPACNCPLLDSGEMVQHLENCPENTSGEAKDPAEPEAPSLPENKDINNVTPECDCPPLDSGEMVQHLEDCPLYKAAGTSLLGKDPAQLSLLEQVKQYEAMQSRYTFRSFSMRSAPIGQIGSPSNPFVIGESRHLLDLAYYVENGSTYLDKKYADACYVMVNDISMGTDRVIIGTLTSPFSGTFDGAGFDIKNLKYQRERGSNVGLFGSIGQEGVVKNLGVVDAFIDTGSQHQDPWRATIDENIGILAGYSEGTITNCYTSGVIQGTYIANIGGIAGLSSGTISDCYSTFEINREIMSDSTNIGGIAGISTGTISRCYYNGYLIGAYFVGGIVGRTEGIVSECYTAGVIETPRGSAGGIASAILESGSISDCYNTSDIVTSNGFALGGIAGWSSGSIKNCYNLGNVTTYFTYGGGIIGYANETASITNSVALCEKVINGKYVGADRYKSGGVSGIPSTGLSNCYAWSNMSVEVLQGQSINCNATGVLSEQFSNIFSNDSNSWVFVDNALPILKNTGGTQSSTLPHWIKSYTFQGNGTSTSPYLIKTAQDFIAIGSKDSTGKFYKLNNNIDFNGISPLINFKGTFDGNNRVIQNTTGALFSKVERGAVIKNLGVVDCNIVGDTVGAIANITEGSIINCYSTGRVNGETAGGIAGLAMYEKVKIENCYSTCAIEGTKYAGGILGQSTSTINITRCYSRGDIAGYAEPESAFSTGGIAGWIESGAIMQCYVTGDLSGDNIVGGVIGGCNSGTISASVYLGRTIRVNIYDPDIKTGMIIGDDTNGTVIDSYYWSNAWNGNNEETKGNKLDAAILACESFWADIGLPRPDPFPAWIASIGTGTQSDPFLIQSIDDLIRLRDEVNDNRDDKSGKFYKLINDIDMGEKSVSAIGTSSTPFQGNFDGNGHVIRNLNIYRGLFNYVGENAVISGLGLENCIIKGSTSSFYYNTGGIAVYSKGTIKECYVTGHVSGYENVGAIVAENAGIVSDCYSSATVLGYKVYNWRKPNVGNIVGNNTGTISNCYSTGYVNSSGLAGGIAGYSSGTAAINNCVALNSKISSNTNENAGHIAASGGFNNGYSLSSINTVNEAPNSRGLELFYSTSQGLLTDKFEAFNWTESGFSLDKWDIPTDNKKLPKLKNSSVQYPNIHLTKQKTIVASFDAQGGSAVEPQDLAVGDAVAKPTGPIRNPGVLGAADEFVGWFTESECLNEWVFSTPITENITLYAKWKIALAGNIIEDIEPQVVTGEPIKPTPKVEFKIGEETITLNPCSINHTHGENCNNDFYYSYENNVNLGDTATVIVNAVRNGNYIGSVSKSFVISKESPIISNVPQAKSIIFGQTLSTAQLTGGSAVNSQGGEVTGTWQWKTNTTTPVVGTSSHAVVFTPNKTEKYSTATVDVPVSVYKSTPILTVPTVSAITYGQKLSDSTLSGGSAYNPYNDTFTVDGTWEWVDNTSAPTASSRHNIIFTPVDDQNYNAVTTTVWIEVEKLIPNVTAPAASDISYGQKLSESLFTGGSAVDPQNNKLTVEGEWHWLWPNTFPSALNDFTAVFEPTNSEKYSSVNVEVWVIVNKATLSITAPTASDISYGQSLSASALTGGSAVNAHNNAVIVRGTWAWKDTATVPKAGSPSHEIIFTPNDIEKYVPATVTIPVTVYKVTPSITAPTAVDISYGQKLSGSVFTGGSAVNPLNNELMVTGSWTWETDATMTELGTSSHRVIFTPDEAENYNTSTGNVSITVNKATPTLTAPKASDIRYGQKLSDSLLTSGLASNPYNSAWTIPGTWRWTDDSIAPQEGSSIHTVVFTPNDAENYNTTTTTVAVAVDRVTPSITVPSASEITYGQKLSDSLLTGGMASNPHNSALTVSGTWAWKDTVTAPKAGTSSHEVIFTPDDAGKYSVATATISVSVKKAVPILTAPAATDICFGQTLSGSTLTGGLATNPHDSSLTVSGRWLWEDDTTAYQAGEAIIHPVVFTPDDAENYNPATTDASITVKKAVPNITVPIAADIRYGQRLSDSTLTGGSAVNPHNSNLAVTGTWEWDDDTTMPEVGTSSHMVIFTPHDTNNYNTATGRVSVTVNKAPSSILEGYEVPKNLYAITNTQKTLEDVNLPKSDIGYWSWQTPKTALVADDENRTQTFLATFNPTDSTNYEKSVDIPVPVKLTEVLVTFDSYNAVTIAEEGATAEISPTISFKGEPLLSMDGIEITDLVTIHNSCPQIVGSEINGLTLIITGKQKGISMIEFSVNGKPVSHVLVKYDPKNYAGHSNNSDDDIESIEKMLNDIFSGGDNMSDTQKEMVTNIAQELIALTKDQKQKLDPDTIKNLDQLYGLIANISTSTTLTAPSDLANEISSPSTNGLALASGEKDAADVEVKLTQQTPTNYVKETQNVLEIKAELFVNGIKKQLHSPLIITFTLPSGTQADDLVINHYKSDGTLVETITRGTTLAHGKYTLENNVISMYVSEFSTFTFMVPVEKILRSSSSDNGPNEEQKKFWDVVETAIKAARNGDTVKVSAKWFDQMPDSVMSELRRSPDVTLVIDWNGGKTITVPAGMYQDEDASRIYWPLSLLETLYGDAPTKTIITNPTTGGVIKVTAPKEAELKKPITPESNGVDASNSTQKQPHPEKTVTINNSENSSSANSTSIELVMAFVLSIVAIGTYSWKFRKKKKL